Below is a window of Phoenix dactylifera cultivar Barhee BC4 chromosome 7, palm_55x_up_171113_PBpolish2nd_filt_p, whole genome shotgun sequence DNA.
TCTTCAGCCTACCAGGTAAACGAATGAAGAATTATTTTGTAGATTGCAAGCTCATGAAAACTGTATCCCATCCCTACAATTCCAGCATTTCTGGACCTATGACTAAGACCTTGTTAAACTAAGACACATAAATTCGAAGTGaccatttatatatttttcgACCTCCCACATATTCTCTCCATTTTATCATACTTCTGTGAAACAAAGCCtcaatggagagagagagagagagagagagagagagagagagagagagaagcagcAACTTGCGGTCAGACACCAACTTTCCACCTCCGATAGCTACTGAGTGTAATtgtaataaaaaacaaaaaaaaagtagcCGTAACATCCCTTTGTTAGGATTTGATCAGGATTATTAGGAGTCACTCAATGGAAACACGCTGAAAAGATCCAAGGCCTCGACCAAATGGTAGGTTTTCCTTCCACTTGTCGAAATAACACATCACGGATTCTATTTATATATGAACGTGGATCAATGAGACGGCAAATCCTCTCATCATTTCCCTGTCATTGGAGAGGTTTCCTCGAAACTCCATTTACAAAAGGATGGAGTCATTGTCCAAGAGGGGCCACTAAGGAGGAGGGTCTTTGTCTTCCGAGGTCCCCCCTCCCAGCCCTTGCCCCACGCATGCCTGCACACGTTTCCAATCTATTCTCCTTGATGGTGAAGAAACCCTTCCATCCCCAAGCTAATATTACAAAGCCTCTTTTTTTGACTCATGGAGGAGTACCGTTGTCTTGTCCTTTGCTCGTTACTTCTTCATCATTTTTAGCCAGCTCCCACGTCATGACCCACTCGTgcatggagggatgcatcatcaTGGCCAATGCAGCCAATCTTGGTCACCAAATACCTAACCTGCCCATGAAACATATGAACAGTGATATAGACAGTGATAGCTGCCCTTTCCCATTTCCTCGTCTAAAGTTTACTTTAGAAAATGATGCCAATGCTCGTTACTAGTTTCATGGCACTTGGCTATAGATTATGGATCGATTGATCGGTAAATTAATGGTTCTCTTAATGTTGCGTGTATTAGATGGACTTTTTAGCCAGCCTCATATATAGGTGGCAGCCACTGGCAGGTGggataaattataaaattctaCTTGGTCCCTGAAATAAGAGCAAGAACATAGCAACTAACATCTCCGACCttgcaaaatataaaaaaatataaaatatataaataaatctatctcatttTGTGAGCTTGATAGAGCTCCAGGTTAGTTTTCTagttaaaaaattagaaaaaaaaagaattgggGGGTGGGGGGCTTAAACCTCCTTCAATGCCAATGGGCAGCTAAACTAAAGGATTCCTCCTCAATGCCAATGGGCAGCTAAACTAAAGGATTCCTCCTCAATGCCAATGGGCAGCTAAACTAAAGGATTCAGAGGAACAAGAGATGTAAATATTTTAATCTCAACGGATAACAGTTGAGTTCCAAATCCAATAGAACGAACAATTTGCATCGTTTTTTTAGCCCAACGGTGATTCAGAAGTCAGTAAAAATGGTTAAAGGAAAGTAAGCAATCTAAAATGGaggttaatattttattttatttttggttgaaaGGATGGAGGTTATTCAAGCCAGTGTCCGTCCTATGTCTGCAATGAAATACCAAAATACATGTGTattaaatatttcaactcaGTTGCCAACGACACTTTCTTTTTGATGTAAGTCGCCAATAACActcatcattaaaaaaaaatctgcatggcCATATTTGCGTCTAAGATTGAGCCTTACACGATAGCACGAACTCAACTCATCGCAAATACATAAACCATGAACTAGATAGCTATAAAAGCCACAGAAAACTGGGATGTAACCCGCGCGCGCGcgcgtatatatatataaagaagagAAAGTGCGCATGGGATTGTGAAGTAATTAATCCAAGaccccttttctttcctttcccggTCTCCCATCGAACAACAAAAGATCTTCTCTGATTTAATCTACAATattctcttctttctcctaAACATTCTTGTGCTATTTACAGTAATCAAAATGCTGCAATCAGATGTCCAAAAAATAATTCAACCCTTTGAAATGGCAGCAACCAGCACTTTCCATTCCAAATGCAACAAAATTTGTGATCACGCTACGAACTCCATGCAGATTTAAGGCGCTCTCTCTCTTGATTCATCGATGATGGTTCTCCCGACGGAAAATCCATCGAGGAAATCGCTGTCGGTGTCGATCTGAAGCTCTTCGAACATCGCCATCACCTGAATCATGGTCGGCCTCCGGAGCGGTCGGTCATCCAAGCAGTCGCAAGCAATCTTTAGAAACTGGTATAGCTCAGCCTCCCCCGAGTTTTTTCCCAGCAATTCATGGTCGAAGATCTCGCTGCTTCTGTTGTCCTTCACCATCTGCTTCGCCCAACCGACGAGGTTGCTGTCGCCAAACTCCAAAGGATCGATTGGCTTCTTCCCCGATAGGAGCTCCAAGAGCACAACTCCATAACTATAGACATCCCCCTTGGTGGTGCACCGGAAGCTCTGGTAGTACTCGGGGGGCACGTAGCCCGGCGTTCCTGCAAGCGTGCTTACGCTGAGGTGGGTGTCCAGGGCGTTCACGAGCCTCGCCATGCCGAAATCGGACACTCGGGCCTCCAAATTCTCGTCGAGGAGGACGTTGCTCGACTTCATGTCTCGGTGGATGATGTGGGGAATGCAGCTGTGGTGCAGAAAGGCGAGCCCCCTGGCCGAGCCGATCGCTATCTTCTTCCTCGCCGCCCAATCTAGTCGAACAGCACCACCCTTGCTCCTCCGGTCATGGAGAACCATATCCAAGCTTCCAAATTTCATGTACTCGTAGACCAGAAGCCTCTCGTCGCCAACCTTGCAGTAGCCCAGCAGCGGCGCAAGGTTCCGGTGCTTGATCTTGCCGATCGTCTCCATTTCGGCGGTGAATTCTCGGTCCCCCTGGCTTGTGACGTGGATCAGCTTCTTGACGGCGACGACACTCCCATCCTCGAGCTGGGCCTTGTAGACCTCTCCGAACCCGCCGGTCCCGATCAAGCTGCCGGCGCTGAAGCCATTGGTGGCCTCGAGGAGGTGCGCGAATGTCAGCTTCCTGAGAGGCTTCTCGAAGGTGGCGACGTTGATGCTGAGAGGCTCGAGAACGCCGGAAAGCTTCCAGCTCGCGGTGCCGGAGGTCGGGAGGCTCTCGACATACGCACCTCCCAGCTCCTCCGGCTTCTGGCGCCTCTTCATCTTGTACAGGGCCAGCATGAGCGACGCCAGGATGAGCAGAGATAGACCGACGCCAATCAGGATGCTCCCGCCGAACACCTTCCACCGCTGTGGATGGGAGCCATGGTGGTCATCGGCATTAGCCCCGCAAGGGGGCAGAGGGACCCCACAGAGGCCGGAATTGTTCTCGTACCGCGCCGCCGGGAATGTCGTGAGCTGGCCCGCTGTCGGGATCGGGCCGGCGAGGCGGTTGTTGGAGATGTCCAAGTCGGTGAGGAATGTCAGCGTGCCGAGCGTCCCCGGGATGTAACCGGCGAGATCGTTGTGGGAGAGATCGAGCGCTCCGATCATTCTCAGACCTCCGAAGCTCTCCGGTATCCTCTCCGTCAGCCTGTTGTGCCCCAAGTTCAGAACTTGGAGATAGTACATGGTTCCCAAGTTCTCCGGTATCGTCCCCGAGAGCAGATTGTAGGAGAGGTCGAGGTAGATCATGCTTCCGTTGCTCGCGAAGGAGTAGACCGTCGTGCCGGTGTATATTCTTGTAGAGGGGCAGGAATGCACCGGCGGGAAGCTCGCAAGCCTCTCGGGCCGGATGCTCTCAAACTCGAACAGGACGCCGGCGCCGGGGCAAATGTTGCCACCCTCGTTTCTCAAGAACGCGAAGTGTTTCCCGGACACAATGCCGGGGACTATAAGCCCCGTCTGCGAGGCGAGGGAGGGCGGGATGGAGCCGCTCAGGGCGTTGCTGTTGAGGTCGAGCCATATGAGATTCCGGCAGCTGCCGAGCTCCGGCGGTATCTCTCCGGAGAGCGAGTTGCTGCCCAATTGGAGGATCGCCAGCTTCTGCAGGTTGCCGATGCCGCTGGGGATCCTCCCGACAAGGCGATTGCCGGAGAAGGACACCCATATAAGGTTCGCGCACTTGGCGAACGACGAGGGGAAGCTTCCGCTGATGATGTTGTAGCTGAGGATTAACGTCTCCAAGCTCGCGCTATTTGAACAGAGGTCTTGCGGTATCTCGCCGGAGAGATTGCTAGCCCATATGACCAAAACCGATAGTTTGGGAAGCGACCAGATCTCCGAAGGAATCGGGCCGCTCAAGAAGTTGAAGCTCAGGTCGATGGTCTGAAGATTAGTACAATTGCCCAACTCCGACGGCACGGATCCTATCAAGAAATTGTTCGGCAGGAGGATCCTCCGGAGGGAAGGAAGAGATGAACAGAAGCCAGATGGGATTTCAATGTCGCCGGCGAACTCGTTCGAGCCGAGGTCGATCTCTTCGAGCAATGTACAGTTGGTCAGCGCCCGAAATGGCACCCGACCGCTGATGTTGTTGAATGGAAGGTGGAGAAGCTTCAGAGAAGGCAGAGTGCTGATCACCAGCTCGAGGAAATCACCGGAGAGCTGGTTATTGGCAAGGTCGAGTACCTGGAGCGAAGAGCAGGAGACAAAAGTCGGCGGTAGCCCACCAGTGAGCTGATTTCCCGACAGGTTGAGCTCGGCGATGGCCCCGCATGTCCGGCCTAATTCCGGCGGGATTTCACCTTTAAAACCATTGCTGGCCAGAGATAGGTGCTTCAATTTGGGGAAGTTCTGCCAGAATACGGGGATTTCACTTACAAACTGATTGCCTGAGAGATCGAGCCTCACGAGCTGCCGGCAATTGGCCAAGCTCGGCGGCAGCCCCCTGCCTTGGAGGCCGTTGTAGGACAAGTCGAGCACCGAGAGCCCACCACAGCGCCCAAAGTCGAAGCTTGAGAATCCACCAGAGAGGTTGTTGTGGGAGAGATCCAATTGCTGCAGCGAGGCCGGCGACTTCGATATGAAGTTCGCCGGAATGTTCCCGGAGATAATGTTATATGATAGATCGAGGACTCTGAGATTGGTGCAGGATGGCAGGCTCCTCAGCCTCCCGGTGAGCTTGTTGTCGGACAAATTGAGATAGTTCAGATTGTTGCAGCTCGAAAGCGAGTAGTTCAACAGCCCGTGGTCGGCTATCCTGTTGCGGGACAAATCGAGCACCTGGATCGAAGACCCAAACGGAGAAATGCCGCCGGGGATCGAATTCCTCGATAGGTTGAGCAAGACCAAGCTTGGGCAGGAGGCCAGGAAGTCCCCCGGAATGGTTTCGTTGAAGCTGTTCGACGACAAGTCCACGGTCTCGAAGCTGCAGGGGAGAGAGGAAGCTGTGCTGCTGTAAGAGAGATTGCCGTAGAACAAATTCCCGTGGAGATCAACGCTGCGGAGGTCCGGCAGCGCCATGAGCTCGTGAATGCTAACCCGGCCAATTAGGCCCATGTTGCTCAGGTTCAGGCCTCGCACCCGCCCGTCGGCCGGCGAGCAAATCACTCCAGTCCACGAGCACGGGGCGTCCGAATTCGGATTGTCGGCACTGCCGTTAACAGCCCAGTTCTCCAAGAAGCCTCTGGGGTCAAGCTTAACGGACGAAAACTTGAATGAGATCAAAGCGGAGGCTTCGTCGGTCGCCGCCATGGAAGAAGGGGAAGCATACAGCAGCATCAGCAGGATGGAGAAGAAGGCCGAGCTGACGCTTTCCATAGCTTGAAATCAGTGGAAAGAGCTTAGAAGAAGGGAGAAAAAGGCTTCTTTTACAGCTGCTGCACTCTTTCTCCTTGGTTGCCGAAGGTCTCGCATTTCGGAGGCCTCCAACGGAAACAGAGAGCTCTACTGATTCTCAAAAAAAAGggtttttttttcaatcaaTCCTGATACTATTTGGATGGATGCACCAAAGgatgaaaaaaaggagaaggatAAAATACTTActgatcaaaacctctatcgaATCGGTTTCAAAATCGCCGTCGTCGAAGAAGAAAGATCAAATTTTGATGCAACCTGGCTTTATTGTTTGCCCAAGAAAACAGAATCTCTGGATAAAACCAAATAAACCAagatcaaaaagatgaatttgcaGAGGAAAACAGATGGAAAGCTGGCGTCTTTGCGGCCAGAACTATCTTTGTAAGCTCCGGGCAGCCATCTGATGCGATCTTTTGGAAGAAATGGGATGTAGGAACCTTCTAAATCTCTCGAAAGGTTATTTTATAGAAGGGTTTGAGAGAGAAGTGGATTCACAGAAGGTGGggggagagaaagaggaggtggaagtggaggtggagggggagGTACGGGGAGGGACGGTGAGGGAACCCAACAAACCCAAGTTGACGGAATTGAGAGATGGCTTTAGTTTTTAATCATTGGGTTTAGGGGGGCTTTTTTGGCTTCTTACAAGtttagttatatatatatatatatatatatacaaatatttCTCCTCGCTATCTCCAGTCCGGAGTCCAGTCAAACAAGGGGTTTGATTATTCGGAGGGTGCCTTTTTGTCCTCCCAAcccaaaaattagaaaatatatcAAATCTCTGCCCCCACTTTCTCCTCCCCTTCTGTCATTtcaactttttcttcttcccactAATGGATTTTCAATTACAAAGCTTTCTTTACCATGCCTCCTAATGATCCTTTTTGTTTGTCGTTAAGTCCGGGTTGATTGAAGGATCGACTTGGTTACTTACTATTTTGCCATAGaattggtaaaaaaaaaaaataataaattaaagtTATTCATGTAtatcaaaaaaacaaacaaaagagCCTACTGAATTATCTTTTTTATTgtttaatctttttattttttatttttttgctgagACAAAATGggtaggaagaaggaagagtcaagcCCACCCCCTGTAGCAGCCTCCACTAGGCCCCCACCTCGCcagaagaatgttcgatgcgggtagacACAGTTTTACTCATATCTTTTCCATCCGAAGATGAGTACGTCACATCTGGCGCTATCAAAGCTATCAGTGGACCAATAAGCACTTCTAGACCCCAAGTCCAAGCAGTATCACCATATTTTAATCGATACGCGGGGTGATTCGAATTTGGAACCCTACGGTTAGAAGACTACGCCCAGTTCCACTGAGCCTACTGAATTATCTTTTTTATTGTTTAATCTTTCGAAAAAATTTTCTAAACCTATCCCTGCCGCTAagcattttttgtttttctcaacTCAATTGACTATGCTTATGCTAGATCATAAGATTTGTGTAAGCCTccggtataaaaaaaaaaataatatataatttttttaatttgttattattgttgttgtagGTATCTACATCACAAGAAACGTAGGCAACAATCGCACAAGCAGACTAAGTGCCACATTTGCCCTCACAGAGAACATCTCACAGTAGACGCGGAGCTTTCTTATTGCACGCTCCACTTTGGCCTGACATTACGTAAGATGCTAAAGGGTAAAAAAAAGTATCaggaaccttttttttttaaggataataaaagattaaaagGCATTAAACAGAAATTAAGataatcatgaaatgtttaGGCCCATTACTGTATAAAATCCCATAGAAATTCTTGAgcaaaatatacttcatgactTATTGTGCTGATCTAATGAAAGATTTTCTAAAAATAAGTTTATAAACGAGCAAATATAAGGCCATACAAAGAACTGATCTTTaactttataataaataaaacatgAACCAATTTAATGCATTGTAAATTAAACAAGCCGGACCAATTTTAATTTTCCAAGTTTCAAGCTGAAttacaaaattaattaaatataaaataataagaatatgaaactttttattAGTGAATTTTATTTAGAATGCGTATCATTACAAAAGCAAGTGAAAAATACCTTCTTTTTGGCGGTGGAGGAGTCAAAAAGTGTGGAGAAACTACATGATTGTATGCGATGCATTTCTTGGTAACTTCCCTTGAAAAAGTTGCTGTTCAAAGGCTTTGCAGGCTTATTCCAAACGAGCTATGCAAAATGCAAGCATACACTTCGCAGTTTCTTATTGATTAAGGCAAAACAAGTCTTGCTATCTAAGAGTAATTAGTCATATATAATTCAAAGAATTAATTTTACTTACATGCGTAAATCAAACtgctgtagttttttttttttctttctgagcAAAAATTGTTGAGGTTTTCATTCCTTGACATTGACTTCTTTATCTTTGAGTAAAATGGAAGCTGAAATAGCCACCCAACTTCATGGATCTTGTAGTATGTAATGATCTACCAAGTGGGGTCACATTGAAAGCAACATGCACCAGATATCGAACAACACAATCACAACCATGAGATGGATGAATTGATCTAATAAACCAATTTAATTAGCAATGGGGATCGCAATTATAGGTCATTTACAAGATACTTATATGcaacaaaaattaaattaacaaataagcaaataaagaAATAGTGATGCTTGGGTATGGAGGAGGGGGGGAGAGGGGTTGGAGGTGGCGGCTCGTGGCTCGAGCCAGGCCTAAGAGGCTATGTTTCCTCCGCAAGGGACAAAAGTTTACCGTTTGGAGAGCGGAATCCTCGGATATCGACCGCCGACTTTGGGCCGTCGTTTTGCGGCCGAGAGCGCTTTGTCTTCTGCCCACTGGATCGTGGGGTCCTCTCGGTGCACAAGCGGCCCAAATTAGGACCTTCCTTATTCCTAGGATGACCTTAAGATTAAGCCCAATGCCT
It encodes the following:
- the LOC103702338 gene encoding brassinosteroid LRR receptor kinase BRL1-like, encoding MESVSSAFFSILLMLLYASPSSMAATDEASALISFKFSSVKLDPRGFLENWAVNGSADNPNSDAPCSWTGVICSPADGRVRGLNLSNMGLIGRVSIHELMALPDLRSVDLHGNLFYGNLSYSSTASSLPCSFETVDLSSNSFNETIPGDFLASCPSLVLLNLSRNSIPGGISPFGSSIQVLDLSRNRIADHGLLNYSLSSCNNLNYLNLSDNKLTGRLRSLPSCTNLRVLDLSYNIISGNIPANFISKSPASLQQLDLSHNNLSGGFSSFDFGRCGGLSVLDLSYNGLQGRGLPPSLANCRQLVRLDLSGNQFVSEIPVFWQNFPKLKHLSLASNGFKGEIPPELGRTCGAIAELNLSGNQLTGGLPPTFVSCSSLQVLDLANNQLSGDFLELVISTLPSLKLLHLPFNNISGRVPFRALTNCTLLEEIDLGSNEFAGDIEIPSGFCSSLPSLRRILLPNNFLIGSVPSELGNCTNLQTIDLSFNFLSGPIPSEIWSLPKLSVLVIWASNLSGEIPQDLCSNSASLETLILSYNIISGSFPSSFAKCANLIWVSFSGNRLVGRIPSGIGNLQKLAILQLGSNSLSGEIPPELGSCRNLIWLDLNSNALSGSIPPSLASQTGLIVPGIVSGKHFAFLRNEGGNICPGAGVLFEFESIRPERLASFPPVHSCPSTRIYTGTTVYSFASNGSMIYLDLSYNLLSGTIPENLGTMYYLQVLNLGHNRLTERIPESFGGLRMIGALDLSHNDLAGYIPGTLGTLTFLTDLDISNNRLAGPIPTAGQLTTFPAARYENNSGLCGVPLPPCGANADDHHGSHPQRWKVFGGSILIGVGLSLLILASLMLALYKMKRRQKPEELGGAYVESLPTSGTASWKLSGVLEPLSINVATFEKPLRKLTFAHLLEATNGFSAGSLIGTGGFGEVYKAQLEDGSVVAVKKLIHVTSQGDREFTAEMETIGKIKHRNLAPLLGYCKVGDERLLVYEYMKFGSLDMVLHDRRSKGGAVRLDWAARKKIAIGSARGLAFLHHSCIPHIIHRDMKSSNVLLDENLEARVSDFGMARLVNALDTHLSVSTLAGTPGYVPPEYYQSFRCTTKGDVYSYGVVLLELLSGKKPIDPLEFGDSNLVGWAKQMVKDNRSSEIFDHELLGKNSGEAELYQFLKIACDCLDDRPLRRPTMIQVMAMFEELQIDTDSDFLDGFSVGRTIIDESRERAP